GCACTGTGGTTGGCTGTGCAGCACAGGCAAAGAGTGAGGCTGAGTCACAGTGCAATGGTTCCCCATATCCAGCATGGAAACACAAGTATGAAGAGGGCCCTTGGGTGATGAGAAACCTATGGGGAACACTACCACCCACCCACTCCACCTGAGAGACTCAGGACACCAACCATCCTACTGCAGGAGCCCATGGGGTGCAAGTCTCATGACACTTGCTTCTTGGGACAGTGGAGAATTCCAGACAAATAAccaggcctgtttttttttttttccctatttgcTAGGATCTTACTTTCTAGACCTGTGTGTTATAATTTCTAATATCTAAAGATAGAGAAGAAGTATCATTAACAGTTTTCATTAATAGAGCTCCCCCACCAGGTGATGGGGGTGGAGCCTAGGGCGTCACATATGCTTGGCGGTGCTCTGCCTCAGAGCTCTATCTCGAGCCCATAATCAGGACTTTTAACAAGTCACTGATACACCTGTATTACATAGATGTTGGTGTGTGGTAACTGATGGGGTCTCAGAAATTCCTTTAATGACACCTAAATGgtatttagctttttttctctGGATGACCACACTCTAGAACTGTTAAGCTTTGGggtaatgttaaaaaaaataataataatgaaaagcaaaaccccaaacaaaaaccactttctTCATCCTGTCTTTATCCGCTTTTAACAAGAGTATTTCAGCCAGGAAGGTGGGTCAGTGCTCAGCCACCAAACCACGTGCCATGCAGGATGCCACGGTGACTAAGGAGAGGCCGTCAGCAAACTGCCTGGAGTCTTCCACTTAAGAAAGTTAGAGAAAACTCGGTCCTAAAGAAACCTACCTAGTAGGGAATAATTTGGTAACCCAGACACCCCATACAGGAGCACTCACCGTGCctaccctcctctcttccctgggTTGTATAGTCTTCCTTATCCCTCTCCCTTGCTATCCCTTTTCTTAGAAAGTTTCTGAACACACTATTGcttggaaaactgaaaaattaatattttggtttttctctcacTCTGGGGAAGCCAACATTCCACAGTAAGTGAAAGGCAGAATATCAGTTTGTACCTTGGTAACTTTCGTGTGTGCCTGTTTGGGAATGGGTGCCAGGTCAAGGGTCACAGGTTGGTGTCTGGAgtcttcctccacctctccctACCTTAGTTTTTGattcagggtctctcactgagcctgatcTTGCCAGTTAGGCTAGACTCTCTGGTGAGAGAGCCCTAGGGgtctttctgtgtgttgtgtCCCCAACTATCCCTGCTTCTCTGGCGTTATGGGTATGTGTGCAGCACACCAGGCCTTTTATGTGGCAGGAACCGAAACCAGGTCCTCTCGGTTGCATAGGAAACAACTTATCCCACCGAGACAtccacctccccagtccccacCTTAAGAAACTTGAGtaaccttttctctctttccatcagatCAAGTGGAATGGAGCCCGGGCTGTGTTTGTCACCAATCCTTTATTGAAACTGGCAACATACACACTTTATAATAGAGCAAAAATAACGTTCGATATGTACAGCCTCTGTGGGGGCTATCTGACTATACACCGGGCAGAGTGAGGGCATCAAGTCTTCAGCGTGTGCACACAAGGACACCAGACANNNNNNNNNNNNNNNNNNNNNNNNNNNNNNNNNNNNNNNNNNNNNNNNNNNNNNNNNNNNNNNNNNNNNNNNNNNNNNNNNNNNNNNNNNNNNNNNNNNNNNNNNNNNNNNNNNNNNNNNNNNNNNNNNNNNNNNNNNNNNNNNNNNNNNNNNNNNNNNNNNNNNNNNNNNNNNNNNNNNNNNNNNNNNNNNNNNNNNNNNNNNNNNNNNNNNNNNNNGATAGGTTGTGTGGCTATGAATCTTTTGAGCGAGACCACCTCTGTGGATAAGTTTGCCATCCCCTGCTTCAAATACAAATTCTCAGCCTCGGAAACCTTATAACCACCGTCTTTGACTGCCACCACGCCTGTTTTGAAGCTACTCTGAGTTTTGCCGTTCAGTTCTTTGTGATGCCAGGGTTCCGATTTGAGGGACCAATCTTGAATGTTCGTCACCTGCactgagaaaggagggagggaggaatggaccATACCCGGGGTGCCATGCTTCTCTAGGTcaaagtgtcttttggccatgaCATCGGCTGGGGAAGAGAGTTTCTGCATGCCTTCAAACTCGCTGTCCAAAGCCTCCACTTTGATCTGCATGGCCTTGGCTTTGATTCGGAGTTTGTGGGGCAAGGCAGAAGGGTTCACTTCTGGAACCTTCACCACAGTGGTGTGCACCCGCTGCAGCTCCACCGGAGAATGGATGGGGCCCTTGGGTACTTGCTGCTCATCTTCCCCATCCGAGGACTTGCCCACAACACCCTCATCGGCCTCTGAGGTTCTCGGGGAGTTGCTGGTGGACCCATGGACCTGcaggaggggtggggagtgggaaaaGGTAGAGAAGGAGCTGCCCATGTAACTTTGGTAGATGGAGGTGGAATAGGCACCCCGCTCTTCCCTGGATTCCCTGGCAAAGCTCTCCAGCTCCACTGGCTCCTGCTTGATCACTGGGAACTTGTTCTCGGGGCTCCGGCAGCCTCCCTGAGCGGGGCTTTCCTGCGTATGCTCCACAGAGGACACCTCagacacatcagacagagagctcTGAGGAGAGTGTTTAATGACTGAGATGCAGCTCCCGGCTACCATTGCGGGTTCGTGCTCATCCACAAAGGAGCTCACAGCAGCCTTGGACGTCTGGTAGTCCTGAAAGTACACAGCTGTGGAATTACTGAGTTTCTGGATTTCTTGGGCATACGCCGTGGAGCTAATTAAACCAAACTTTAATTTGAGAGAGAGGAGCTCGGCTTTTAAAGTGGCATTCTCTTCTCCCAGGGCAATCAGCTTGTTCTCCAAAACCAGGTCATTGAGCCGGCGCTTCTCCCGAGACCTCTTGGCAGCTTCgttgtttttcctccttttctcccaatacatggcatctttcttctCGTCGGGAATGAATTCCCGTTTTCTCCGACACGCGGAGGATTTGTTCTTCCCCACGCTCCCTTCATTCAGAAGCAGATCTTCACCGGAGGCGAGGTCCTCCGCCACCTCGGCTAAGGCAGAGTTTAGCACCATCATCTTGTCTGAGCTGCTGGGAGGATCCAGGGGGGCTGGCTCCTTTTTGATGGTCTGCATTTTTCTCAGCTGCATCAGAAAGGACCTTACCCTACAGACCCACTGGTGGGGGGGGAGAACAAATCACTTTCCCAGTATTCTTTCAGGTCTGAAAACCTTCGGCTTCTCATCCATCAATATTCCTTCTGCTGTCCAGTCCAGAATAAATCTGCCAGGTGCCTCTCTGAAGTGGACCGAGGCCGTATTGGGTATCTGCAATGAAGGAGAACATGGTGAGTCCCTGGGGCAGATGTGTGCCAGCAGCTGGAAGGGGGCTGTGCTGAGTAGACCAGTCAGGGGCTATGGGCTCCAATGCGGCTCAGGTCTTTAAAGAGTGAGCAAGCTGGAAGAGagatgtgaatacacacacacctccactcTGGTGGCAAAGGACATCTTGGCAGAGGACTGTACGGTCCAGGAGTGTGAGGAAATGAGTTAGTTACTCAGTCACTCACTTACTCATCCAGTCACTAAATCTGTCACGCAGCCAACCATCCCTCCATCCccatgcctccctccctcccttcttccatctACCCACCCCTGGATCCATCTAATCCCTCCCTCTAATGCCACATATCCATCCATGCActcattccttcctcctccctctcctctgctccgGATCCCAGACTAGAAAGCTGTGTTTCACAGAGATGCAAGGCCAAGTGTAGTATTCTGGATGATTCATGAGAGGTAGGAAATGACAGACAGCCCATCAGTGGTGAGGTGCTAACCAGAACCCGCTACCCTCTACAGAATGACAACAGATAACAGACCAAGTAAACTCCTTAACTCTGTTACCTGATGTCCCACATTGGAGGGCATAGTGGTTCCCAGTCCCCCCTGGGGACTCCTCCGGCCTCACCATCAACACGCTACACTTATACGAAATGCCCATACTTAGACGATTTGAAATACAAAGCCCCTTCAGGCTCACTGACCAGACTTTTTAAGACTGATAACCACAGTGCTTTGGAGGGTCCTAAAAACTTAGCTTAATAGTTTCCAGTTATATATTCCCTGTGGACTACAGCATTTACTTTTCAGAGGGACTTTTTTTCTAAGAGCCCTCTTGAAAGTTACGATTACTTCAAAACCAGAGAATATAATTATGGAAAGGACTTCTTTCAATCTTGCTAATtagtttcaaataaaatataagagcCAAAAAATAGAATCAACTGTTTTTCACACCCATGAGTAAACTATTTATAATATGAATTGGGTTTcaccgtgtgtgtgcgtgcatgcaaatgtgtgtgtgtgtgtgtgtgtatgtgtgtgctgaggaCAGAGCCCAGGGGAGTgtgctaggtaagcattctagTCCAGACTTTGTTACAAGATAATAAACCCTTATTATATGCCACTGACTCTCTGTCATGGTGCCTTTGGGTCCTATGCCAACTCCGCAAAGCAAAGGTGCACAGGCAACCTGCACACACCATTCCCCTGTTGCCCCCTTCAAGGTGTTGCTCATCCTGACACGTGACAGTGTGTGTTTTCACTTCATGCCAGTGTTTCTCACTCTTTGTGCACCTCCGCCAGCGTGCTGTGCcactgaaggccagaggacaacctcaggggCCATTGCTCTGGTTCTGTCCTCTTTGTTCCTgtggcagagtctctcactggcctagaacttgccttgtaggctaggctggccaacCCATGAGCTACAGGGATCGTCCTGTCTCTAGCTCCCCACCGCCTGAACCATCCACTGAGCGCCGCGATGCCCAgctgctttttacatgggttctggggaccagtCTCCACGCTGGTGTGGCAAATGCCACAACAACTAAGCCATTTCCTCAGCTCTCTCCCTCCCAGAAGCCTGCCTGTTGCTTCCGTCATTTCCGCGGCAGCAAGAATGTCAAGGTCATAAAGACTGAGGTGTCACACAAGGCTCTGTCCATCAAACTGGGCTACCACCATACAGGGAGCAGCTCCGCTACTCAAGGAAGCCCAAGGGTTATTAACAGCAGGCTTCTGTGTGCGTGGTGACAATGACACCGTAATAGGCACCACTTCAAAGGCCAAAAGACAGCTTTTCATCCTTTAGTAAAAAAGACATGATCTCTTATCACCCCCATACATCCTTGTCTTTTAATCTGCAAACACTTCCCTCTGCACAGTGCAGGGCACACTCCTCATGCTGCGGGAGGCATGCAGTCACTCGGGTCGGTCCTCATCCCTAAAGTGAACTGAGCCGGTGGGAAAGcttggagaagaaacagaagtcaaGGAAGGATGCTGACCTTGGCCTTTCTCCACCAAAGTCACGGGTTCTTAAATCCCACACGGTCCCTTCCACGCtaccttttgggtttttttttccttgatgtgCTACTATTTTCCTCCACGTACTTACTTATCTCAGTTCTTCCTTAAAATATACGTTATATTTCATTCACACACCCCACCATCTGTGAAGTACTCTCCCTAGGGGGTCTCACAATTTCTCCACACAGCTGAGCTCAGACACACCTTTGCACCTTCCTACCCTGAAAGAGTGCACCATGTGTCTGTATAGATCTGGGTGGGcgagagagaatgaatatgtatgtggtgtgtgtgtgtgtgtgtgtgtgtgtatgtgtgtgtgtgtgtatgtgtgtgtgtgtgtaagagagggggGGCACACCACAGCAGGCCACCAA
This genomic window from Microtus ochrogaster isolate Prairie Vole_2 chromosome 16, MicOch1.0, whole genome shotgun sequence contains:
- the Nfil3 gene encoding nuclear factor interleukin-3-regulated protein, whose translation is MQLRKMQTIKKEPAPLDPPSSSDKMMVLNSALAEVAEDLASGEDLLLNEGSVGKNKSSACRRKREFIPDEKKDAMYWEKRRKNNEAAKRSREKRRLNDLVLENKLIALGEENATLKAELLSLKLKFGLISSTAYAQEIQKLSNSTAVYFQDYQTSKAAVSSFVDEHEPAMVAGSCISVIKHSPQSSLSDVSEVSSVEHTQESPAQGGCRSPENKFPVIKQEPVELESFARESREERGAYSTSIYQSYMGSSFSTFSHSPPLLQVHGSTSNSPRTSEADEGVVGKSSDGEDEQQVPKGPIHSPVELQRVHTTVVKVPEVNPSALPHKLRIKAKAMQIKVEALDSEFEGMQKLSSPADVMAKRHFDLEKHGTPGMVHSSLPPFSVQVTNIQDWSLKSEPWHHKELNGKTQSSFKTGVVAVKDGGYKVSEAENLYLKQGMANLSTEVVSLKRFIATQPI